The DNA segment cagatgaaaaaaaaaacacggtGCTACATCTATGGGAGGATCTAGCCCGAATTTTCACCGAAGgcaacttttctttttattttttatatttttaaattaaaaaaaattacaataccGCTTAAAAgaattggaaaaatatagttgcaagtacaattatgcactaatctgtgcactaatgtgatgtgattggtcaaaaagtagattttattaaaaataatattaatttaaagtttaaatatgaatgaatcaatattgatatatagattaatacgccactgtatttatatataataaaactcaaaagaacttatttaatcactaaataaaaaataacaaaaaagttaaaaaagaaaaacattcagTAAACACTTCAGCACCCAAAGtatttctcaaaagaaaaaagagaacagTTAAAAAGGAAAAGACACTGCAGTTGAATAGTAAACTCCCAAGTCTTTTCATAGTCTAGTCATGATGATTTGCCGGTCTCTGATCTCtctaatttttccacacacccACTTACAAAACTTGCCATTCTCCACCAAATTTGAAGGTCATCCATTGAGATAGCTCAAAAATGGAAGCAGTAGCCTATGCAACCAATACGATAAGCCTGAAGCTTTTCATAGATAAGAGGATAAACCGAGTGCTATTTGCTGAAGCAGGCAAGGACTTTGTTGAATTTCTCTTTCAATCTTTCACTTTGCCGGTCGGATATTCCATTCCATGCTCATCAGCATCAATGAACCGCGTGGTATCGCTCAGTGTTGAAGAGTTAATAAGCGCGAACAAAGCGATTagtaatttcaatttgttgaaAGAGTGGGTCAAATTCATAGTGATGGATGATCTGCGGATGATGCCCGTGCACGCTGACACTTTCATAACTCTGCTTCATGAGTATGATATCAAGGATTTAAGGGCGCTTGAAAAGATAGTGGTCGATTTGGACATGGATGGGGTATGGCTGTTTGACCTtgctcttttttccttttttgtctgGTTATGTTTTATTCTTGAGCgaatatgattttctttttggtcAATTAATCCATTAAACGATATGGTCATTTTGTGCAAGTTTCTTAGCAGAAGCGCCACGTACGGCCAGGCATgcataataatttgaaaaataaaaaaataagaaattggtACAAATTAAGTAGTAACTGAGTATTTTTAAGTATACTTCATTAGTAATGTGATAGAGTATATGATAAAATTTAGGtagaaaaacaacaatatttcTTAATAATTATGGGACGTCATTAATTGTTTTCATCAAATgtaattatataaactatatatttttctgtcctgattgattatttgatttgttaattGGTAGTCTGTGAAATTGCTCAAGGCTGCTCTTCAATCCAAGACTGCTCTGACTGATGTCTTCTTGCCGGCTGCTCTTCAATCCAAGACTGCCCTTCCAGCTCGCTCGCCCTATATATAAAACGAGGGAAAGAAGAGAATTAATCCTTATTTGTTAACTAGGAAATGGCTGGAAAGTGCAATATTGCTGAACTATCTTTACGAGTTACTTCGGGTGAGCCTACTAATTATTTGAGTGTGTGCTACAAAATGCAAGGTCATGTACTGTACGTATTAATTGTTTTCGTTTATCTATATTTTTGAGATGTTAATTTTAAACACGCCTGTCTTGCATCGAATTGTGAGtggattattaatattaatatagtctacacgcttaattaattttgattcGTTTTTCTTCTTATCAGTTCTATATTGCATCGTATTTGATTCTGGTATTAATTAAACAACATATAATTGTAATATACATACCGAGAAATAGGCCTGAAAACCGACATTTTCGGTTCGGTAAAGGACCGAACCGACGCCGACCGACCAGACGCTTTCCTTCAACTTTGCCGACCGAGAACCGACCGTTCAAGGGGCTGGAACCGGCCAGAACCGATTCCGGTCGGTTCACGGTCGGTTCACCGGTTTGGGCCGGTTTGGGCCACTCTTTTGGGCCTCTTTTAGGCCCCTTTCAGAAGGCTTTTTTTGTTCATTATTGGGCTTTTTCTACTCAATGTAGTGAATCACTGAATTTATTAGTcaatattcacaatattttaaatttttattcttgtatttttaaaattcattagtagtttaaaacaataaaactaatattgttTTAGAAACTAATAATAGTAACTAGTAAGttataattactaaataatactttaaaatctaataagttAGTTAATAACTAACTACTTAGTAATCAATAAAAGTATCCACTAAATGAGtagatgtttaatacaaatacaaaccaacacaaattgttttaagcaataaacaagcaactaacacaaattaaacattaaaatcttggatctttaattcttcattccatattcaaaaagtcttcaatcttcaatagtTGTGACGCCTGATTGTGCTCccatttctatataaatatgaaaaaacaaattaagattaaagttaaacatcaaattttaataaatttggataatcaataaataaatgaaattaaattataaaaataaattaatattgaatgaATACATTACCAGATTCTACTACAAAGCTCTTCACATTATCCATGGCCTCTCGAAGATCAATTGGCGCCGACGGATGTCGTAACCAATTCTGAGTACAAATAAGTGCCTCAACTGTTTTCGGAGCCAATGAACTCCGAAACTGATCAAGTACACGCCCTCCtgtactaaatgctgactctGAAGCAACAGTGGAAACAGGCATGGCTAACAAATCTCGTGCAATCCTTGCAAGTATAGAATAATTAACCTCATTCTGTCTCCACCAgatcaacaaatcaaaagatgaactgagtgcctcacaaccatctgATAAATATCAGTCCACCTCTGTTTTAGTAGCAGTTGATTCAATCTCGTTATCTGTCTCATACCAATCCATATACAATTGTGACTCTTCTTCACTTTCTATTGAGGGTATAGATGTCGAGACGGGCACATGTTCTCGGCTACTCGAAGTAGAACCAAATGTAGCATTGTACTCATCGTATAAGTCGAATAGTAACTGTCTCACACTAGACACCAAATGTAATACTCGAGTCTCATCATAAATTTTTCTCAAGTTGCGGGTGAGAAGGCCTAACTTATTTCGAGGATCAAGCACAACGGcaaccaacaacaacaagttCAGCTTATCCAATGaaccccaatacttatcatatttcgtTCTCATGCTTATGGCCATGTTCATCAAACAACTATTAGAACTGTGACTGAGCCTAACCAATTCTTTTTGGAGCATGCAAATCTCCACAAAACTTGTATTTGCCGTGACATGAAGGGACCCAGAAAAGCGACAAGTGGCAtcatagaacatcttcaaaaatttcacaaaaacccGCACTGTCTCTCACTCATCAGCTCTAGGAGGCCCTATGTGTCCCTCATTAAAGTAAGATAGAAAATTGTAATCCTCACTCTCCAGCCGCCTAAAagccttttcaaatttctcagccgcatccaacatcatgtaagt comes from the Carya illinoinensis cultivar Pawnee chromosome 8, C.illinoinensisPawnee_v1, whole genome shotgun sequence genome and includes:
- the LOC122319090 gene encoding uncharacterized protein LOC122319090, with the translated sequence MEAVAYATNTISLKLFIDKRINRVLFAEAGKDFVEFLFQSFTLPVGYSIPCSSASMNRVVSLSVEELISANKAISNFNLLKEWVKFIVMDDLRMMPVHADTFITLLHEYDIKDLRALEKIVVDLDMDGSVKLLKAALQSKTALTDVFLPAALQSKTALPARSPYI